A section of the Acropora muricata isolate sample 2 chromosome 4, ASM3666990v1, whole genome shotgun sequence genome encodes:
- the LOC136914095 gene encoding tropomyosin Per a 7.0101-like, whose amino-acid sequence MATENLRDKMALLKARLEQAEARSENFKQSLHEVNVQIDSAEATAAALKKQALVTEAEIKRISFRLDDVEGQLRMTSETLERNENAMAYLSREEDVMIATQNALNDKLRNIKQTVTCNESKLDEAKKRIKSVELQKKLAEKRCERLYELEENLNSKLGQINGYIEELQSSSRVNTLSEEEELAMKKKMKSLRNTFMESEERAIEAQKKIESLNCNKNSLERELDVIFKRKAWAQEELSKLLNEFNAHT is encoded by the coding sequence ATGGCTACGGAGAATCTGCGCGACAAAATGGCGCTATTGAAAGCTCGGTTAGAGCAAGCTGAGGCCAGGAGTGAGAATTTCAAGCAAAGTCTACATGAAGTAAATGTTCAAATCGACAGCGCCGAAGCAACAGCGGCTGCTCTGAAAAAGCAAGCTCTAGTAACTGAGGCTGAGATTAAGAGGATATCCTTTCGGCTGGACGACGTTGAAGGACAGCTTCGGATGACTAGTGAGACTCtcgaaagaaatgaaaatgcgATGGCCTATTTGTCGAGAGAAGAAGATGTAATGATAGCAACGCAGAACGCCTTGAACGACAAACTACGAAACATCAAACAAACAGTAACATGCAACGAATCTAAGTTGGACGAGGCCAAAAAGAGGATAAAATCTGTTGAACTACAGAAAAAGCTCGCCGAGAAACGATGCGAGAGATTATACGAGCTTGAAGAAAATCTGAACTCGAAACTAGGGCAAATAAACGGGTACATTGAAGAGTTGCAGTCGAGTTCGCGGGTTAACACGCTCAGCGAGGAAGAGGAATTGGCTatgaagaagaaaatgaaaagtttgaGAAACACGTTCATGGAGTCAGAAGAGAGGGCAATTGAAGCACAAAAGAAGATCGAATCGTTGAATTGCAATAAAAACTCTCTGGAAAGGGAACTAGACGTCATATTTAAGAGAAAGGCATGGGCACAAGAAGAGCTTAGCAAGCTTTTGAACGAGTTTAATGCCCACACTTAA
- the LOC136914091 gene encoding uncharacterized protein, producing MHNYWCVVLAVFCGCFIAAKADVKWPGGTYGMPMPDTGCPSDGSTEWKTGWTYHDTEDDNNDNQRSNIFHMPVNFSAHGIQQKFCLKVGNNGNTGSEIWPEGKYCLYKKGVCPSGLKQGFIRWDDEQSEIDYKDKHFGDLPDGNYEISHTTINYCCSTKGNINNPIQLPALKPFYLLTYDSAQCQKVAGTKVTSEFIKFDDDDQANTDAAGGEHPYGPSEDPFNLKIYYCYYEPGQESEDDLGTGKQVRSKIPTGKASSSGLAVAIGCGVAGAIVGTASIAFATKRILAHRARAAVDLLDGPQPDGP from the exons ATGCATAACTATTGGTGCGTCGTGTTGGCTGTTTTCTGCGGATGCTTCATTGCCGCCAAAGCCGACG TAAAGTGGCCGGGTGGCACGTATGGAATGCCCATGCCTGACACAGGCTGCCCGTCAGATGGAAGCACGGAATGGAAAACCGGATGGACATACCACGACACCGAGGACGACAATAATGATAACCAGCGGTCAAACATTTTCCACATGCCAGTTAACTTCTCTGCGCACGGTATTCAGCAAAAATTCTGTCTAAAGGTCGGGAATAATGGAAACACAGGCAGCGAGATTTGGCCCGAAGGGAAATACTGCTTGTACAAAAAGG GGGTATGTCCAAGTGGGCTTAAACAAGGGTTCATTCGCTGGGATGATGAACAATCTGAAATCGACTACAAGGATAAACACTTCGGAGACCTTCCAGACGGCAACTATGAAATCTCACACACAACAATTAATTATTGCTGCAGCACAAAAGGGAACATTAACAATCCTATACAGCTTCCCGCTCTCAAACCTTTCTACCTCCTGACTTATGACTCCGCCCAGTGCCAGAAAGTTGCGGGTACCAAAGTGACCAGCGAGTTTATTAAGTTTGACGATGACGATCAGGCTAACACCGATGCAGCGGGCGGAGAGCACCCATATGGACCCAGTGAAGATCCATTTAATCTCAagatttattattgttattatgagCCAG GGCAAGAGAGTGAAGATGATCTGGGAACAGGAAAACAAGTTAGAAGCAAG ATTCCAACCGGCAAAGCGTCGAGCTCCGGTCTGGCCGTAGCCATTGGATGTGGGGTGGCCGGTGCGATAGTTGGAACTGCGTCTATTGCATTTGCCACGAAAAGGATTCTGGCGCACCGTGCGCGCGCTGCCGTTGACCTCTTAGATGGCCCTCAGCCAGACGGACCATGA
- the LOC136914092 gene encoding uncharacterized protein isoform X1, with amino-acid sequence MTDHSALSGPEAWSLLWKKLLVKMRIVPAGVFLLTQIISHCWCSVPISKNQWSPDFLSQASQLSCEPGAIQHNVTFLHGTKSGSFTKLGKVSDLEVCMLLCCELERCQAAFLAGNYCYSVTCFTTNHCATAPALNNKWQPVVAFVKRINKVVHVQPVSKDSQDDVPKTDGTAGEGRGSKAEASSNNGVEDQSKKFHLKKFFKEEGKQKEGKSKGAGLTITAEGKADGVQLEELQNKVSLERNVAQTQRYSSKHNLVSAAVATCLLAFILSGCAVAAAKIRKRKESVLDYTPVPDTGE; translated from the exons ATGACCGATCACAGTGCGTTATCTGGACCAGAAGCGTGG aGTCTACTATGGAAGAAACTGCTCGTTAAAATGAGGATTGTTCCTGCTGGCGTCTTTCTGTTAACGCAAATCATTTCGCACTGTTGGTGCTCGGTTCCAATAA GTAAAAACCAATGGTCTCCAGACTTCTTGAGTCAAGCAAGCCAACTCTCGTGTGAACCAGGAGCCATACAACACAATGTAACTTTTCTCCATGGCACTAAGTCCGGGAGCTTTACCAAATTAGGAAAGGTTTCAGACCTGGAGGTGTGTATGCTTTTATGCTGTGAGCTGGAGCGATGCCAAGCCGCATTTTTAGCGGGAAATTACTGTTACTCCGTAACGTGTTTTACAACTAACCATTGCGCAACTGCTCCTGCGTTAAACAACAAATGGCAGCCTGTGGTGGCATTTGTAAAGAGAATCAACAAAGTCGTTCACGTACAGCCAG taTCGAAAGATTCACAAGACGACGTCCCAAAGACAGATGGCACGGCAGGAGAAGGAAGAGGAAGCAAAGCCGAAGCAAGCTCGAATAACGGCGTCGAGGATCAATCCAAaaagtttcatttgaaaaagttTTTTAAAGAGGAGGGAAAACAGAAGGAAGGGAAAAGCAAAGGAGCAGGATTAACAATAACTGCAGAAGGAAAAGCTGATGGAGTTCAGCTCGAGGAGTTACAGAATAAAGTTTCATTGGAGAGAAAT GTTGCACAAACCCAAAGATATTCCTCCAAGCACAATCTCGTCTCGGCAGCAGTGGCTACGTGTTTGCTGGCGTTCATTCTCAGCGGATGCGCCGTGGCCGCTGCAAAAATTCGCAAACGGAAAGAAAGCGTTTTGGATTACACACCTGTTCCGGATACTGGGGAATAG
- the LOC136914092 gene encoding uncharacterized protein isoform X2, producing MRIVPAGVFLLTQIISHCWCSVPISKNQWSPDFLSQASQLSCEPGAIQHNVTFLHGTKSGSFTKLGKVSDLEVCMLLCCELERCQAAFLAGNYCYSVTCFTTNHCATAPALNNKWQPVVAFVKRINKVVHVQPVSKDSQDDVPKTDGTAGEGRGSKAEASSNNGVEDQSKKFHLKKFFKEEGKQKEGKSKGAGLTITAEGKADGVQLEELQNKVSLERNVAQTQRYSSKHNLVSAAVATCLLAFILSGCAVAAAKIRKRKESVLDYTPVPDTGE from the exons ATGAGGATTGTTCCTGCTGGCGTCTTTCTGTTAACGCAAATCATTTCGCACTGTTGGTGCTCGGTTCCAATAA GTAAAAACCAATGGTCTCCAGACTTCTTGAGTCAAGCAAGCCAACTCTCGTGTGAACCAGGAGCCATACAACACAATGTAACTTTTCTCCATGGCACTAAGTCCGGGAGCTTTACCAAATTAGGAAAGGTTTCAGACCTGGAGGTGTGTATGCTTTTATGCTGTGAGCTGGAGCGATGCCAAGCCGCATTTTTAGCGGGAAATTACTGTTACTCCGTAACGTGTTTTACAACTAACCATTGCGCAACTGCTCCTGCGTTAAACAACAAATGGCAGCCTGTGGTGGCATTTGTAAAGAGAATCAACAAAGTCGTTCACGTACAGCCAG taTCGAAAGATTCACAAGACGACGTCCCAAAGACAGATGGCACGGCAGGAGAAGGAAGAGGAAGCAAAGCCGAAGCAAGCTCGAATAACGGCGTCGAGGATCAATCCAAaaagtttcatttgaaaaagttTTTTAAAGAGGAGGGAAAACAGAAGGAAGGGAAAAGCAAAGGAGCAGGATTAACAATAACTGCAGAAGGAAAAGCTGATGGAGTTCAGCTCGAGGAGTTACAGAATAAAGTTTCATTGGAGAGAAAT GTTGCACAAACCCAAAGATATTCCTCCAAGCACAATCTCGTCTCGGCAGCAGTGGCTACGTGTTTGCTGGCGTTCATTCTCAGCGGATGCGCCGTGGCCGCTGCAAAAATTCGCAAACGGAAAGAAAGCGTTTTGGATTACACACCTGTTCCGGATACTGGGGAATAG
- the LOC136914080 gene encoding BTB/POZ domain-containing protein 6-like, with product MCSLLCKICQDPQLFSLLNILVDSMDLSSDIQTDDWQSTRETVRERNKYMFLNPMMSDVSFLVQDSTNKERVKVSLPAHKYVLAISSPVFFAMFHGVVAEQSRQIELPDCDSECLTEFLRYIYYDELQITANSVLGVMYLAKKYLVLPLMRRCGQFLEERIDPNNVFETLTRARQFREEELEKRCWFIVDLNTKQCLESSSFLELDCAVIKSLLRRETLRVQEGELFKHCMLWAEHQCKKEGVEASGCNLRTILGDSLFYLRFPAMTQRQFAEQVVPRGILSDREALNVFLRFSSIKSDVSFPCVPRNGRPMRRCCRYSEAPSAHHWYRPPSNGTGRREEVLSFTAISESPVYIAGARLFTRTLGLTDADNRQDKVQLWIKDESQDKLIGFTEGEYSPDNSGAYSGDGIDIKFNTAILVRNGARYSLRCVISFSQSVTSNRNTPQKDVVFDQTKFTFENLYYGSHFIEVLYYTPWSK from the coding sequence ATGTGTTCGTTATTATGTAAAATTTGCCAAGATCCACAGCTATTTAGCCTTTTAAATATTCTCGTTGATAGCATGGATCTCTCTAGTGATATCCAAACTGATGACTGGCAGTCAACCCGAGAAACGGTTCGTGAACGGAACAAGTACATGTTTTTAAACCCAATGATGAGTGATGTGAGCTTTCTGGTACAAGATTCGACAAACAAAGAACGCGTTAAAGTCTCTTTACCTGCCCATAAGTACGTTCTAGCGATAAGCAGCCCTGTTTTCTTTGCTATGTTTCATGGTGTCGTTGCTGAACAGAGTAGACAAATCGAACTTCCTGACTGCGATTCCGAGTGTTTGACCGAATTTCTTCGATACATTTACTACGACGAATTGCAAATTACCGCCAATTCTGTGCTTGGTGTAATGTACCTTGCCAAGAAATACTTAGTTTTGCCTCTGATGCGTCGATGTGGACAGTTTCTAGAAGAAAGAATCGACCCAAACAATGTCTTTGAGACTTTGACCCGAGCTCGCCAATTTCGAGAAGAAGAGCTTGAAAAGAGGTGCTGGTTCATCGTCGATCTTAACACCAAGCAGTGCTTGGAGTCTTCAAGTTTTCTTGAGCTCGACTGTGCGGTCATCAAGTCTTTGTTGCGGCGGGAAACTTTGCGCGTTCAAGAGGGTGagttatttaaacattgtatgCTTTGGGCTGAGCATCAGTGCAAAAAAGAGGGCGTGGAGGCTAGTGGGTGCAACTTGAGGACCATTCTGGGTGATTCTCTGTTCTACCTGCGATTCCCAGCAATGACTCAAAGGCAATTTGCAGAACAGGTTGTGCCTCGAGGGATTCTTTCAGACCGTGAGGCTCTAAATGTATTTCTTCGATTTAGTTCCATAAAATCAGATGTTTCATTCCCCTGTGTGCCACGGAATGGGAGGCCCATGAGACGCTGTTGTCGCTATTCAGAGGCACCCTCTGCGCATCACTGGTACAGACCACCTAGTAATGGTACTGGAAGACGCGAGGAGGTGCTGTCGTTCACAGCGATCTCAGAGTCCCCAGTTTACATTGCAGGTGCAAGGTTGTTTACTCGTACTTTAGGTCTCACAGATGCAGATAATCGTCAAGATAAGGTCCAGCTTTGGATAAAAGATGAATCTCAAGACAAACTGATTGGGTTTACTGAAGGAGAGTATTCACCTGACAACTCTGGAGCTTATAGTGGTGATGGAATAGACATCAAGTTTAACACTGCTATACTTGTTAGGAACGGGGCGCGGTATTCCTTGCGATGTGTGATATCATTTAGCCAAAGTGTGACCTCAAATAGAAACACTCCACAAAAGGATGTTGTGTTTGACCAGACGAAATTCACATTTGAGAACCTATATTATGGATCTCATTTCATTGAGGTCTTGTATTATACTCCTTGGAGCAAATAG
- the LOC136914096 gene encoding uncharacterized protein: protein MADGGDLTIAAAAGDWKAVKDLLDQGVCVDSCSPEGFRPLCIAAFWAYNNIVQQLLDRGADINACNRGTNWTALHCATFQGHGKVIMTLMEHNPDLTIRDNLGRTAVDFASALDGIWPFFAVSGCKRTPKAELIKMDIVKKVETDGKLPSSDRAYFSRPGSAYVIKTQSLYGEKSQNIRQAALNNGDVLTASDPLPSNSRLDSPAFSAWRS, encoded by the exons atggcggatggaGGTGATTTAACAATTGCTGCGGCTGCAGGCGATTGGAAG GCGGTGAAGGATCTTTTAGACCAGGGTGTCTGTGTGGATTCTTGTTCTCCAGAGGGCTTCAGACCCCTATGCATTGCAGCATTCTGGGCATATAATAACATCGTACAGCAGCTGCTGGACAGAGG GGCTGACATCAATGCTTGTAACCGTGGTACAAACTGGACTGCCCTGCATTGTGCAACTTTTCAAGGACATGGAAAAGTGATCATGACATTAATGGAACACAACCCAGATTTAACAATCAGAGATAACTTAGGAAG GACAGCAGTAGATTTTGCCTCTGCACTTGATGggatttggccattttttgcag TTTCTGGTTGTAAGAGGACACCCAAAGCTGAACTTATCAAAATGGACATTGTTAAGAAG GTTGAAACAGATGGAAAGCTTCCAAGTTCAGACAGAGCATACTTCTCACGGCCAGGTTCAGCCTATGTCATTAAGACGCAATCTCTTTATGGTGAGAAGTCACAGAATATCCGTCAG GCTGCATTAAACAATGGTGATGTACTTACTGCCAGTGATCCATTGCCAAGCAATTCACGGTTGGATAGTCCTGCTTTTTCAGCGTGGAGAAGCTGA